From Acidimicrobiales bacterium:
GCCTCGCGGGCCTTGGCGAACGACACGCCTGCGGGCACGAACGACTTGTCGCGCCGACGCCCGACCTCGGTGAGGAACACAGCCCGGAACCCGTCGTCCTCGAAGACGCCGTGCAGCGAGGTGCCCAGCACCGACGCGTCCTCCAGGTCGACGGCGCCCTCGTCCTCGCTGCCGTACACGTCGTCGAGGTGCAGCCAGCCGGCAGAACGTGCGCCGCGGGTGACGATCCCGTGGTGGATCTCGTAGCCGGTGACGCGAGCGCCCATGGCGTGCCCGCGGCGCTGGCGGGTGATCTTGTCGGGAGCGAAGGTGGTCTCCACGTCGAGCCACCCGAGGCCGTCGACCGTTCCTCGTCCCGACTCCACGTCGTCGTGCAGGCGGCGGCCGAGCATCTGGTAGCCCCCGCAGACGCCTAGCACCAACGTGCCCCGACGACGGAGGCGGTCGATGGCACGGTCGAGGCCCCGTCCTCGCAGCCAGTCGAGGTCGGCGACGGTCGCCTTGCTGCCGGGCAGCACGACGAGGTCGGGCTCGCCGAGGGCGGCGGCGTCGTCGACCAAGCGAACGCCGACGCCGGGTTCGATGGAGAGTGCATCGAGGTCGGTGAAGTTGGAGATGCGAGGCAGTCGGACGGCAGCGATGTCGAGGCTGTCGCCCTTGGCCTCGCCCAGCGGCCGCGGCCGGCGGCCCGACAACGACAACGAGTCTTCGGCGTCGAGGGCGACGTCGTGTACGTAAGGGACGACGCCCAAGGTGGGCACGCCGCAGTGCCGTTCCAACTCGGCCAGGCCGTCACCGAGCAGCGCCGGGTCGCCGCGGAACTTGTTGATGACGAAGCCCTTGACGCGAGCGCGGTAGTGGTCGGGCAGCAAGGCCACCGTCCCGTAGAGCGCGGCGAACACGCCGCCCCGGTCGATGTCGCCGACCACGATGGCGGGCAGGTCGGCCTCGTGGGCCAGGCGCAGGTTCACGATGTCGTGGTCGAGGAGGTTGATCTCGGTGGGACTGCCTGCGCCCTCGACGATCACCACGTCGAACCGTCGGCGCAGGTCGTCGAGTGAGTCGAGCACGGTCTGCAGCAGCTGCGGCTTGTGCTCGTGGTACTCGACAGCGCTCATGTGGGCCAGCGGCCTGCCGAGCACGACGACCTGGCTCGTCCGCTCGCCGGTCGGCTTCAGCAGGATCGGGTTCATGGCCGCTTCCGGCTCGATGCCCGCGGCCAGCGCCTGCACTCCTTGGGCCCGGCCGATCTCATGGCCGCTCGGCGTCACGTAGGAGTTGAGCGCCATGTTCTGGGCCTTGAACGGCGCCACCTTCACGCCGCGTCGGGCGAGTAGGCGACACAGCGCAGTGACGACCGAGCTCTTGCCCGCGTCGCTGGTCGTGCCGCACACCATCAGCCCGCCGGTCACGAGAGTGCCTCCGCCAGGCGGGCCAGGCCGTGCTCGTCGGGCACGGCGATGCGCACCCGGTCGGGCAGGCCGAACGCCGTGCAGTCGCGCACGACAATGCCGTGCTTCACCAGCTCGGCGTAGACGTCGTTGCACACGACGTAGTTGGCGTCGGAGGGCAGTGGGTCGAGGCCGTGGTCCGTCAGCAAGGCGAGCAATTGCGCTCGCAGCGTGGCGACGGCACGCGCGCTCACAAGCAGGTCGACGGTGTCGAGCAGGTCGGGAAGGGCGGCGCACACCAAGCCGTTCGCCGACCACTGCGGTTGGCGCTGACGGAGACGCTCGATCGTGGCGGCGTCGGCGAGCACGTAGCCGACGCGCAAGCCAGGGCACGCGAGCAGCTTGGTCAACGAGCCGATGACGACAGCGTCGGCATCGCCGCGGGTCCACCGGCCGGTGGCCAACGGGTAGAAGGCCTCGTCCCACACGTCGGCGCGTTGCTCTGCGTCGGCCAGTCGGCCCGTGGGGTTGTGCGGGTTGGACCGGAAGCGGGCGCCGGTGGGATCGAGCACGGGGAGGTACCGCCGGTACAGGGCGAAGTCGCACTCGTCGGCCCATCCGGCGTGCACGTCGGCGGCCACCAAGGCGATGGCTTCGGCGCCGCCGTTGGTGAGCAGCAGCCGGTCGACCTCCACGTCCATGGCGTCGGCCAGCGCTGCGGTGGCGCGCGTGGGGTCGGGGTAGCGGCTGAGGGCGTCGAGGTGGCGGGCGACGATCCGGGTGGGATCGGGCGCCACCGGGTTGAGGCTGGCCGACAGGTCGAGCACGTCGTCGGGGTCGAGCCCGAGCGCTTGCGCCACGGCGCGGGCGTTGCCCCCGTGTTCGCTGATCACGACCGCACCGCCAATCCCGCGGCCAACGCCGCCGTCACGTGTTGCGACAGGCGGATGGCGCGGCCGATGTCGTGCGGCTCGGGAGGTCGCCCGTCGCCCATCGGCGGTCGCAGCTCCACCCGCTCGCCGTACCGCGATTCTCCGCCGAGTCGGAGCCCAAGGGCGGCGGCGAACGCGGCCTCGGCAACCCCGGCGTTGGGCGACGGATGGTGCGGTGCGTCGCGACGCACGGCCTGCACGACGGAAACGGCGGCCCGTGGTCGCACTGCTGCCACGAGGAAGGCGGTGGCGCGCGCCGGCACGAAAGCGGCGGCGTCGTCGAGGCGGGCCGACGCCCACCCGAAGCGGGCGTAGCGCGGCGAACGATGGCCGACGATGGCGTCCAACGTGTTGGTCGCTCGATGGGCAAAGGCGCCGGGAGCACCTGCGGCCATGGCCCACAGGGCGGGCGCCACCACGGCGTCGACGGTGTTCTCCGCCACCGACTCGACGGCGGCGCGAGCGATGTCCTTGGCGTCGAGGCCTGCGGGGTCGCGTCCCACCAGTGCGGGGAGGAGCCGGCGCGCTTCGTCGAGGTCGTCGGCGTCGAGGGCGACGGCGACAGCGTCGGCCGCCTGCCACAGGGCCCGGCCCGCGACGGCGACGTACGTGGCCAGGGCCGTGGAGCGCACGACCACTCCTGCCGCCGCGCCGATGCCGACCCCGACTGCTGCATGGCGCGCCCCTGCCGCACGGGTGTCGCGGTAGAGGCGGTGTTCCACGGCGCGCACCGTCCGCCCGAACAGGGCGACGGGGTGCGGCCGCACGGGCGGCTCCCCGAGCACCATGTCGGCCACCAGGCCCAAGGCCACGGCCCGGCCGCGGCTCACCATCGGGCCGCCGCCACGACGAGGCCGACGGTTTCGCCGACCAAGCCGGCCGCGCCCAACACGTCACCGGTGAAGCCGCCCAGCCGTCGGCGGGCGAGCAGGACGACGCCCGCGGCCGCGGCCAGGGCCCACAGGACTGCGAGCGGGCCGATGATCGGCCGCCAGCCGGCGGCCAACAACAGTGCGGCGGGCAGCCCGAGGGCGATCACGGGCTCGTTGCCTCCGGGTCCGAACGCGGTGGCCAGGCCGCCCGCGGGCCGGGCGTACGGAACTCGCGTCATCGTCACCGCCATGGCCGTGCGCGACGCGCACCACAGCCCGGCGAGCAGGAAGGGCGCGGGGTTGAGCGTGGCCAGGGCGCCCCAGCGCAGGGCGAACACGGCGACGGCCACCCACACGCCGAAGGCGCCGGCATCCGGTGCCGCCATGACCTCGAGGCGGCGGTGGCGATCGAGGTGGGGCAACAGCCCGTCGGCGCTGTCGACCAAGCCGTCGGCGTGGAGCAGCCCGGTCACGCCCAGGTCGGCCACGACGACCAAGGCGGCGGCCACCAACGGCGACCACGCTTCGGCGGCCAGCCACCACACGCCACCCAGCGCCAGGCCGAGCACCACGCCCACCGTGGGGAACCACATCACCGCGTCCCGAGCGGGGTCTGCGGCGCCCCCGAACGGCGTCAGGAAGGCGACGGCGCGGCGTGCGCCGTTCACGGGCGCTCCAAGGGAAGCACCCGACCGGCCACGACGAACAACACGTCGTCGGCGATAGCGGCGACCGCCTGGTTCAACGTGCCCAAGGCATCGCGGAAGCGGCGACCGACCTCGGTCGAGGGGTGCACGCCGAGCCCGACTTCTTCTGACACGACGACGGTGACGCCCTGGCGGGTGCGCAGCGCGGCGCACAGCTCGCCACCGTCGACGGCAAAGCCTTCGGCCCCAGCCACCCACGTGCCCAGCGCATCGAGGAGCACGGGCCCTGGCAACGAGCGCAGCACGTCGGCCAGATCGGCGCCCGCTTCGACCGTCGACCATGTGGCGGGACGGCGCGCCTGGTGGGCGGCGATGCGGGCGCCCATGTCGGGGTCGTCGGCCGCGGCACCGGTCGCCACGTAGGTGACGTCGTCGCCGAGGCGAGCGGCGAGAGCTTCGGCCACCGCCGACTTGCCCGACCGGGCACCGCCGAGCACGAGCGTGATCACCGGGTGGCGCCCGCCAGGACGGCGGCGTGCACGGCGCGGGCGAGGCGTGCGCCCCACACCGAGCGAGGGCCGCCGAAGTCGTGCGGACGCCCTTCTTCGGGGCACACGATGCACAGGGCGTCGGTGGCGGTACCGGTGCCGGCGATGCCGGCGTCCCACAGCGCCTGGGTCTTGGCCTCGGTGGCCGTGGCCACGGCATTGACCAAGGCGGCGTCGCTGAGCCGCTCGGGCAGCGACACCACGATGTTGATGGTGCCGACCATCGGCATGCGGCCGGCCTCGTCGGGTGCGGCGGCGCGGATCGGGTGGCCGAGGCCAAGCGTCGCCTGCACGGCGACGCCGCCGTCGGAGCCTGTGGTGAACGAGCGCACGTCGGCTGCCGTCAGCAGGCCCACGCCGCGGCCCGGCAGGCCCAACGAGACGCCGATCTTGCCTAGGTGGTGGTCAGGGTCGCGGCGGGCGTACTTGGCAGGCACCTGGGCGTTGAGCACCCAGCGACGGGT
This genomic window contains:
- a CDS encoding cobyric acid synthase; protein product: MTGGLMVCGTTSDAGKSSVVTALCRLLARRGVKVAPFKAQNMALNSYVTPSGHEIGRAQGVQALAAGIEPEAAMNPILLKPTGERTSQVVVLGRPLAHMSAVEYHEHKPQLLQTVLDSLDDLRRRFDVVIVEGAGSPTEINLLDHDIVNLRLAHEADLPAIVVGDIDRGGVFAALYGTVALLPDHYRARVKGFVINKFRGDPALLGDGLAELERHCGVPTLGVVPYVHDVALDAEDSLSLSGRRPRPLGEAKGDSLDIAAVRLPRISNFTDLDALSIEPGVGVRLVDDAAALGEPDLVVLPGSKATVADLDWLRGRGLDRAIDRLRRRGTLVLGVCGGYQMLGRRLHDDVESGRGTVDGLGWLDVETTFAPDKITRQRRGHAMGARVTGYEIHHGIVTRGARSAGWLHLDDVYGSEDEGAVDLEDASVLGTSLHGVFEDDGFRAVFLTEVGRRRDKSFVPAGVSFAKAREAQFDRLADVLEAALDLDALDRIISEGCLRS
- a CDS encoding CobD/CbiB family cobalamin biosynthesis protein, which translates into the protein MSRGRAVALGLVADMVLGEPPVRPHPVALFGRTVRAVEHRLYRDTRAAGARHAAVGVGIGAAAGVVVRSTALATYVAVAGRALWQAADAVAVALDADDLDEARRLLPALVGRDPAGLDAKDIARAAVESVAENTVDAVVAPALWAMAAGAPGAFAHRATNTLDAIVGHRSPRYARFGWASARLDDAAAFVPARATAFLVAAVRPRAAVSVVQAVRRDAPHHPSPNAGVAEAAFAAALGLRLGGESRYGERVELRPPMGDGRPPEPHDIGRAIRLSQHVTAALAAGLAVRS
- a CDS encoding adenosylcobinamide-GDP ribazoletransferase; this encodes MNGARRAVAFLTPFGGAADPARDAVMWFPTVGVVLGLALGGVWWLAAEAWSPLVAAALVVVADLGVTGLLHADGLVDSADGLLPHLDRHRRLEVMAAPDAGAFGVWVAVAVFALRWGALATLNPAPFLLAGLWCASRTAMAVTMTRVPYARPAGGLATAFGPGGNEPVIALGLPAALLLAAGWRPIIGPLAVLWALAAAAGVVLLARRRLGGFTGDVLGAAGLVGETVGLVVAAARW
- a CDS encoding adenosylcobinamide amidohydrolase, which translates into the protein MDFQIRVRREGSVDLPALVWRFPAVMRAIATAPHGGGIGTRRWVLNAQVPAKYARRDPDHHLGKIGVSLGLPGRGVGLLTAADVRSFTTGSDGGVAVQATLGLGHPIRAAAPDEAGRMPMVGTINIVVSLPERLSDAALVNAVATATEAKTQALWDAGIAGTGTATDALCIVCPEEGRPHDFGGPRSVWGARLARAVHAAVLAGATR
- a CDS encoding aminotransferase class I/II-fold pyridoxal phosphate-dependent enzyme, with the translated sequence MISEHGGNARAVAQALGLDPDDVLDLSASLNPVAPDPTRIVARHLDALSRYPDPTRATAALADAMDVEVDRLLLTNGGAEAIALVAADVHAGWADECDFALYRRYLPVLDPTGARFRSNPHNPTGRLADAEQRADVWDEAFYPLATGRWTRGDADAVVIGSLTKLLACPGLRVGYVLADAATIERLRQRQPQWSANGLVCAALPDLLDTVDLLVSARAVATLRAQLLALLTDHGLDPLPSDANYVVCNDVYAELVKHGIVVRDCTAFGLPDRVRIAVPDEHGLARLAEALS
- a CDS encoding bifunctional adenosylcobinamide kinase/adenosylcobinamide-phosphate guanylyltransferase, with translation MITLVLGGARSGKSAVAEALAARLGDDVTYVATGAAADDPDMGARIAAHQARRPATWSTVEAGADLADVLRSLPGPVLLDALGTWVAGAEGFAVDGGELCAALRTRQGVTVVVSEEVGLGVHPSTEVGRRFRDALGTLNQAVAAIADDVLFVVAGRVLPLERP